Genomic DNA from Rhodothermales bacterium:
GCAGACCTGGCTCGGGCTGACCTACTACCAGATCGACTACCGGAGCCGCACGGACCTCTACTTCAGTCCGCGCAACTACGCCAGCTACGACCTCTTCCTGGAGTACGAGAAGAACGTCCCGTTCCAGTCGTACCTCCGTCTCCGCGGCGCGATGGGCATCGTCTCCCGCTCGTCGGGTTTTGTCTCCCGTCGCATCGAGATGGACTGGATCCGGCGCCTCGCGACCAACTGGTCCTTCAACATGTCGGGCTCTCTCGGCCAGTCCACCCGCTCGCTCGGGTCGGGCGCCACCAGCTTCATCGACCGCTACAACACGTTCACCGTGTCGGCGGCCCTGTCCTGGACCCTCTAGGACCGGACAGGCAGCCAAACAGGTAACTACCCATGGCCAACGAAACCCAGAATCAGAACCAGGAGACGACTCCGGCTGCGCCGGCTCAGTCGCGCGCGGATCTGGAACGCACGCAGTTCGCGCCGGTGCGCCGCTCTGACAGCGAGATGGTCGGCCCGCGCGAGGACGAGTCCGTCCTGGTGCGTCGCATCTTCGTCTACGGATTCCTCTCGCTGATCCTCTTCGGCATCATCTGGTTCTTCATGGAGGACCCGAATGGATGGCTGAGCGGCTGGACCGGCGAACCCGTGTCCCTGTCCTGGGCCGGACTCATTGTGTACTCGTCCATCGTGGCGTTGGTGCTCTTCCTGGTCATCCTGCTCTTCAGGTACCTCAGCCTGATGAACATGGCCTACCTGAATACCACCAAACACACGATTGAGGAGGGGCACGACCCCAACTTCCTGCCGCCGGTGTCGATCATCGTGCCGGCGTACAACGAGGGCAAACTGCTCAAGTCCACGGTGGCCAGCCTCCTGGAGATGGACTACCCGCAGTACGAGATCCTGCTGGTGGATGACGGCTCCACGGACGATACGCGGGACGTCGCCCGCGAGGTGGTGGGCATCTACCGCCAGGGCACCGTGGAGGTGCGCCTGGTAGAGAAACCGAATGGCGGCAAGGCCACGGCCCTGAACGCCGGAATCCAGGTCTCCCGGTACGACTACGTACTGAACGTGGACGGCGACTCGCAGCTGTCCCCTGACACGCTTCGCAAGACCATCCGGCATTTTGTGGATCCCCGCCTGGGGGCCATCGCCGGTAATGTGAAGGTGCTCAACCGCGACAACGTCTGGACCACGCTGCAGGCGCTGGAATATGTGGAGGGCCTCAATATGGCGCGCTCCGCCCAGTCCATCGTCAAGCTGGTCAACATCATTCCGGGCCCGCTGGGGCTGTTCCGCAAGCAGGCCATTCTGGATGCGGGCTGGTACAGCAGCGACACGTTCGCCGAGGATGCGGACATCACGCTGAAGATCATCCGCGCCGGCTGGCGTGTGGAGTACGAGCCGGATGCCAAGTCGTACACCGAGGCTCCGGACACCATCGTGGACCTCCTGAAGCAGCGGTACCGCTGGACGCGGGGCATCATTCAGGCTGTGCGCAAGCACAACGACCTGTTCTTCAATCCCACGATCAACTTTGGCGGCACCATTGTGATGTGGTCGATGGCCTTTGAGGCCCTCATCTGGCCCATCATGAACATCTTCGCCAACGCCTACTTCATCTTCATCGCGCTCGTGTTCGACATGAGCTACTACCTGGTCTATTGGTGGCTCAGTCTCACCATTCTTGACCTGATTGCCGCGTTGTACTGCGTGGCGGTGGAGAAGGAAGAGGCGCGTCTGGTCTTCTACTCGCTGTTCTATCGCCTCTTCTTCATCCTGATTGTGGACGTGTGTAAAACGTTCGCGACGGTGGAGGAATTCCTCGGTATCGGCATGAGCTGGGGCAAGCTGGAACGCATCGGAAGTGGCTCAAAAGCCTGATCGGGCCAATCTCATTTTGATTACCAGTAGCAAGAATGAGACTGAATCCCACCCAAAAAACCCTCAAAACGGCCAAAACACGGGGGTGTGCGATTTGGGCACAGTGCTTGATGAACGTCCTGGTGAATTGAAACCCTAAGTGCGCCTCCCGGCGCGACTACCATGGAACTAGTCCCGATTCTCTCGACGATCATCCTCGTAGGCACGATCGCAACGTTCATTCTCGCCGTTGCTGCCTACGTCCTCTACAAGATTCGCGAAGGCCGCGCCCGCGAAAGCCAGCAGCAGCAGACCTACATGCAGCAGGAGCCGCATGTCCTGGTTGCTCCGGAAGGCTCCCGCCCGGCCATCGCCATCAACCAGTACCAGGGTCAGCCGCAGCAGGCCGCCATGTATCAGCCGGCTCCGGGCCAGCAGGTGCAGCGCCAGCAGCTTCAGGCTCCTCCGCAGGGCCAGAACCCGAACTCGTTGTTCTGGGAGTACACTGACAAGGGCTTCGTCCCGGTCGATCCCCAGGAAGAGCAGGTTCAGGCTCAGCAGCAGCAGCAGGCCCAGCAGTCGCAGCAGCAGTCCCAGCAGGACGAAGGCTACGCCTGGCTGTAAGCCGACCCAACCGAGTATCCCTGTAACCCCGACCACCTGAACCGATGGCACTGCCACGCCTGGAAAGAGTCAACACGCTGTGGTTCCTGACGCTTGGCGTCACGGCCCTGGCCGCGGCCATCCTGGTGTACATCCTGCTCCTGGAGTCTGCGCTCGGCGCCTTCTCCATCCGGGATGCCTCACCGGCCGCCATCGGCCAGACGTCGCGCCCGAGTGTGGCTCTCCTGCAGAGTGACTACACCAAGACGGTGCACCAGCGCCTGAACCTGAGTGACACCACCACCACCTGGCTGGACGAGACCCTGCTCTCGTGGCGCCGGTTCCTGGTGGAGAAGGAGCGTCAGATCTCCTTCCAGGACATCAGCGATCAGGACCTGGAGAATGGATTCCTGGACGACTACGACGTCCTGATCCTGCCTTCGGTACGCGCGATGAGCGATGTGCAGATCCAGCGCATCCAGGAGTTCATGCAGCAAGGCGGCAGCGTGCTCGCCACATGGACCCCGGGCGTATACCGACCGGACGCATCCTGGCGTGGCTGGAGCTTCGTGGAAGAGACGTTCGGCGTCGAATTCCAGGAGTTCGTCGAGCGCGGCGTGGGGAATTACAGAGTATACACGGACACCTTCCCGGGCATCACGCCCGAGGGCATCTACCTGCCTGAGTACCTCGCGGAGAATGGTACCTCAGAACCCATCAATGGGACTGGTTCCGAATTCATTTTTCGCGAGGCTCAGCGGGCAGAGGCCCGAGCCGCCGACTTCCCGCCGCTCCGTACCTACGTCTGGAGCGACACCCTGAATACCAACCCGCCCACGCGGGACTACGCCCGGGCCGAGATCGTGCGTGCGCCGATCCGCAACACCGAAGGCGAGCTGGTAAATCAGCAGGCGGTGAAAGTCACCTACTTCACCTGGATCGGGGGCGACCCGAGCTCGGAGATCCCCTTCCCGCGCACCAACGCCGGTGTGCGTCGGTTCACGTTGCGTGGAAACACGCCGCTGACCGCCAACGTGCCTTCCGGCTACCGTGTCAAGGTGCAGGTCTACAACCCGGGTGTAAAGGTCCGCGTGACCGAGCCCCAGCGCACGCAGGCCGCCGGGTTCTGGTACGACTTCGCTACGGATGATCTGGTATCGTCCGATGCGGTCGAGAACACCACCGGCATGGCCTACGGCACGTACGGCGAAGGCCGCTTTGTCTACATGGGCTTCCAGCGGAATGCCATGGGCATCGGCCCGGAAGACCGGGAAGACTGGCAGCAGCTGGCCCAGGTGTTCGCCAACGTCATGAACTACCTGCGTCGCCGCCCGGTGATCTGGGTGCATGACTGGCCGCATCCCTACACGGCTGCAGGCATGATGACCGGTGTCGCCAATGGCGATCCGTCCGGCCTGGAAACGGCCGTTTCCACGCTCGAGAGCGAGAACTTCCCGGGCACCTTCTTTGTCGATCCTGCTGCGTCTGACGGCGCGCGGCCGCTGCTGAACCGGATGTACGATCTGGGCGATGTGGGTGTGCTCGATACGCTGCGGACCCGCAGCGACGGCAGTGCCGATGCGCAGGGACGTCGTCTCCGTGAGCGTCGCCAGATGCTGGAGGGCCTCGTCAACGGCCGTGCGATTCGCGGCTACAAGGCCACAGATCGGGGCGAACTCAGCAAGGACTACACGCTGGGCGGTCTGGTTGATGCAGAGGTGTACACCTACTTCATGCCCGACTCCATTGGTCGGCGTACTACGCCGAAAATCATGGGCAAGCCGGTCGAGGCGCTGACCCGGATCGGTGTCAGTTCCCGAAGCGACCGCGATATCCTGGGCGGTGATGCCACCGTCTCCATGGACCTTGCCTCCAGCCTGATCCAGGACGGCATCCGCCGCGCCGAATATGAAGGCGGTCTGTTCAATCTGGTCTACAGCGAGGATCTGCTCGGCCAGAACAGTGGGGTCCTGCGCGGCGTGGCCCGCAGCCTGAAGGGCGGCACCTTCTGGAATGCCTCCGGTGACGAGGTGGCCCACTGGTGGCGCCTGCACCGCGGCCTGGAAGCGGACGTTGAGCAGCGCGGTCCTTCCCGAATCTTTGTGCGCGTCTCGAACGGCAATGGCGACATCGCCCAGAACGCGTCCATCTCCATCTCCCTCGGTCAGTCTGTCGAGTCGGTGAACATCCGGCCGGAGCTGATCAACATCCTCAAGGTGTTCGGCGAGGGCGAGGACATTCCGAACTACGAGCTGAAAGAGAACGGTACCGTGCTGGTCATGGAGATCGAAGAGCTCAAGCCTCAGCAGTACCGAATCTTCCACATTGACCTGCTCGGACCCAACACGGATCCGTTCCGGGTCTCCGACGGCCAGTAAGCATGAAAGAGCGCCTTACATCTCTGTTGGCAGCGGCCGTCCTGGTCTTCGCTTTCGCGGCTCCGGCCGCGCAGGCTCAGGCAGTGGACGCTACGCTGACCCTGAATCAGCCCGCACCGGGCGTGGCTCACCTCACCGGTGATCTGTTCGATGTGGACGAGCCGCGCGTGGCACTTCTCGTGTCTGAGCAGGCTCGCGGCGACAATGAGCTTACCCGGGCCCGGGCTCGCGATGCGGTCTACTACTGGGAAGTCTTCCTGCTCGGCCTGCAGCTGCCCTACCAGACGGTGGGCGACGGCGACGTGGCCAAGATCTCCCACAAGGACTACGATCTGCTGATCATGCCGGTGGCGGATGCCCTGAGCAGCCGCCAGCGCAAGGCCCTGCTGAAGTTTGTGGACCGGGGTGGATCGGTGATCGCTTCCGGTGACCTGGCCACGGATGATCGCGGCGATACGTTCTTTGCCGAACTGCTTGGTTCCGAGCTCGTGAGCCGTGTGCCTGAGCAGCCGTTCGGTCTACTGCATTCCATCGATACCGCCACGCCGGTGGGTCAGGGCGTTCCTCCGGGCTTCCGCCTGAACCTGGCGCCCATGGGCACGCTGACGGCGGCTCGCCCGATCGAGGGCATGGCGCTTGGTACGCCCTATTCCTACAGCGGCCGGGACGATGTGCGTCTGGCCGATCTCACGCTGGCCGTGCTGAATCGCCGGGGCGACGGATT
This window encodes:
- a CDS encoding glycosyltransferase translates to MANETQNQNQETTPAAPAQSRADLERTQFAPVRRSDSEMVGPREDESVLVRRIFVYGFLSLILFGIIWFFMEDPNGWLSGWTGEPVSLSWAGLIVYSSIVALVLFLVILLFRYLSLMNMAYLNTTKHTIEEGHDPNFLPPVSIIVPAYNEGKLLKSTVASLLEMDYPQYEILLVDDGSTDDTRDVAREVVGIYRQGTVEVRLVEKPNGGKATALNAGIQVSRYDYVLNVDGDSQLSPDTLRKTIRHFVDPRLGAIAGNVKVLNRDNVWTTLQALEYVEGLNMARSAQSIVKLVNIIPGPLGLFRKQAILDAGWYSSDTFAEDADITLKIIRAGWRVEYEPDAKSYTEAPDTIVDLLKQRYRWTRGIIQAVRKHNDLFFNPTINFGGTIVMWSMAFEALIWPIMNIFANAYFIFIALVFDMSYYLVYWWLSLTILDLIAALYCVAVEKEEARLVFYSLFYRLFFILIVDVCKTFATVEEFLGIGMSWGKLERIGSGSKA